The following coding sequences lie in one Pontibacter sp. G13 genomic window:
- a CDS encoding T9SS type A sorting domain-containing protein, which translates to MKHLSSTLMGILCLALIIGSLFSLPDSPPLPTDRAFGHSESQDRKAQRKAWIEQLHRAAPQVDWKQQDAANRIRIAKTRMAQAIQNRTLGDTFATATYANNSLTAHWRELGSLNQSGRIHLGHYDSTEHVLYLASSGGNIWKGDLQGSNWEVKNDLFQLKGIQFLHKFDLGNGSKRLVAGTTDWNLNPVWYSDDDGTTWTPATGLDAINSWGKGSRFVLHEGRIWMTGRAWKASINQSVMQIYFSDDQGESFQLDDEFVASEGDIDLWADEFRTGPLYMIKDATCWKKNIGAGWQSVGTVDISRPSGAAYLMGRVSDTDTVLYAHYESGSTTTFYRSDDAGQTWQATGVASTGMFFRTSASVSAKDPYTLYVGGVNAYRSTDSAQNFTLVNEWYDYYGSEVDNLHADIPGFHPFIDSSGQEITVISTDGGAYLSYDQLQTVTNISLDGLNVGQYYSSYTHQTEPEYTYVGAQDQGFQRSSVDNGRTVGFTQTISGDYGHLGSGDGGETVWANYPGFTIYFPFAKNSTTSRTEDFNTSGHLWLAPLEVDPGLATRAYLGGGAKTGNGAHLIQLTANAFGMTSLQLSYDFSQGTNSTISAIGISKRDPNERYVLTDESQFYSSLDAGATWTPRSISNLPGIQYFYGNDILPSPTTAGRVYVAGSGYSTAPVWVSQDYGATFQSMSSGLPNTLVYGLATTPDERYLFAATELGPYLYSPDDQQWYPISGTAAPDQTYWAVEYVEALNTARFVTYGRGIWDFVMCDSFALAPTGMFGFQQVGDSTQWSFFNQMDGAFGTEWYVDDSLVAVGDSMEYTFTEAKTYEVKLVGYNHCTSSEAVFPFNFGPPVSVEPTQEKYAISLYPNPASEFLHIEWEQSQPHQGTVELYNLQGQRIAWMASPAQTTHAVRLPVDHLAAGSYRVRIVAGESQQWESVVIR; encoded by the coding sequence ATGAAGCATCTTTCCTCCACCCTCATGGGCATACTGTGTCTGGCCTTGATCATTGGCAGCCTATTTAGCCTTCCGGATTCCCCTCCCCTACCGACGGATCGAGCCTTTGGCCACTCCGAATCCCAAGACCGAAAAGCCCAAAGAAAAGCATGGATTGAGCAGCTTCACAGAGCGGCTCCACAAGTAGACTGGAAGCAGCAAGACGCCGCCAATCGAATCCGAATCGCCAAAACCAGAATGGCCCAAGCGATCCAAAATCGTACACTCGGGGACACATTCGCCACGGCAACCTATGCCAACAACTCGCTCACAGCCCATTGGCGAGAGCTGGGGAGCCTCAACCAATCAGGTCGGATTCACCTCGGGCATTATGATTCCACCGAACATGTCCTGTACCTCGCCTCATCTGGCGGGAACATCTGGAAAGGGGACCTACAGGGTAGCAACTGGGAAGTAAAAAATGACCTCTTCCAACTCAAAGGCATCCAATTCCTCCACAAATTCGACCTTGGGAACGGCAGCAAAAGGCTCGTCGCGGGAACCACCGATTGGAACCTCAATCCTGTTTGGTACTCCGACGACGATGGGACCACCTGGACCCCTGCAACCGGATTGGATGCGATCAATAGTTGGGGGAAAGGAAGCAGATTTGTTTTGCACGAGGGCCGAATTTGGATGACGGGCCGTGCATGGAAAGCCTCCATCAATCAAAGTGTCATGCAGATCTACTTTTCCGATGATCAAGGCGAATCCTTTCAGTTGGACGATGAGTTTGTCGCTTCCGAGGGAGACATTGACCTCTGGGCCGATGAGTTTCGCACAGGCCCCCTTTACATGATCAAGGATGCCACCTGTTGGAAAAAAAATATCGGTGCGGGATGGCAATCAGTCGGTACGGTCGACATTTCTCGACCATCTGGAGCCGCCTATCTCATGGGTCGTGTGAGTGATACCGATACCGTTCTGTATGCACACTATGAGTCGGGCAGCACCACGACCTTCTATCGCTCTGATGATGCTGGCCAAACTTGGCAGGCAACTGGCGTGGCCTCCACCGGAATGTTTTTCCGGACGAGTGCCTCCGTTTCTGCCAAAGACCCCTACACGCTTTATGTGGGCGGCGTGAATGCATATCGGAGCACGGACAGTGCGCAGAACTTTACCCTCGTGAATGAGTGGTATGATTACTATGGATCAGAAGTAGACAACCTCCACGCGGATATTCCGGGCTTCCATCCTTTCATCGATTCCTCGGGACAAGAGATCACGGTTATTTCGACCGACGGAGGTGCCTATTTGTCCTACGACCAACTCCAGACGGTCACGAATATCTCCTTGGATGGACTGAATGTCGGGCAGTATTACAGCAGCTACACGCATCAAACCGAGCCTGAGTACACCTATGTGGGGGCACAGGATCAGGGCTTTCAGCGTAGTTCGGTGGATAATGGACGCACAGTGGGATTCACCCAAACCATCAGTGGAGATTATGGACATCTGGGCTCTGGTGACGGTGGGGAGACTGTCTGGGCCAATTACCCCGGGTTCACGATCTATTTCCCATTTGCCAAAAACAGCACTACCAGTCGCACCGAGGATTTCAATACCAGCGGTCATCTCTGGCTCGCACCATTGGAAGTAGATCCGGGCCTAGCGACACGCGCCTATCTGGGCGGAGGAGCCAAGACCGGCAATGGCGCTCATCTGATTCAGTTGACCGCCAATGCATTTGGAATGACCTCTCTCCAGCTTTCCTATGATTTCAGTCAAGGGACGAATTCCACCATTTCCGCCATCGGCATTTCGAAGCGCGATCCCAATGAGCGATATGTGCTCACGGACGAATCCCAGTTCTATTCCTCATTGGATGCAGGGGCAACCTGGACCCCTAGAAGCATTTCCAATCTACCGGGAATCCAGTACTTCTATGGCAATGACATCCTCCCCTCCCCTACTACAGCGGGCAGGGTCTACGTGGCAGGTTCTGGGTACAGCACTGCTCCGGTTTGGGTATCCCAGGACTACGGGGCCACCTTTCAATCCATGAGTTCGGGGCTTCCCAACACGCTGGTCTATGGCCTTGCCACAACTCCGGACGAGCGTTACCTCTTTGCAGCAACGGAACTGGGTCCTTACCTCTATAGCCCTGATGATCAACAATGGTATCCAATCAGCGGAACCGCCGCTCCGGATCAGACCTATTGGGCTGTTGAATACGTCGAGGCACTGAATACAGCCCGGTTTGTCACCTATGGCCGCGGTATTTGGGATTTTGTGATGTGCGATTCATTCGCGCTCGCTCCTACCGGCATGTTCGGATTTCAGCAGGTGGGAGATTCCACGCAGTGGTCTTTCTTCAATCAAATGGATGGGGCCTTTGGGACCGAATGGTATGTGGATGACTCCCTCGTGGCGGTTGGCGATAGCATGGAATACACCTTTACCGAAGCCAAAACCTACGAGGTGAAATTGGTCGGATACAATCATTGTACCTCCTCGGAAGCCGTATTCCCCTTCAACTTCGGACCGCCAGTCTCGGTGGAACCTACTCAGGAAAAATACGCCATTTCCCTGTATCCGAATCCCGCTTCTGAATTCCTCCACATTGAATGGGAGCAATCTCAACCCCATCAAGGCACTGTGGAATTGTACAATCTACAAGGTCAACGCATAGCTTGGATGGCTTCTCCAGCCCAGACGACTCATGCTGTCCGGTTGCCTGTGGATCATCTCGCTGCGGGTTCATATCGGGTCAGGATTGTGGCTGGTGAATCTCAGCAATGGGAATCTGTGGTGATTCGTTAG
- a CDS encoding GNAT family N-acetyltransferase, whose translation MISAFQSDNSAQVDRMIQIWRSATQVAHPFMTQPFLDKEASNIRNIYILHTQSWIWMVDGEMMAFISMIGNEIGGLFVDPSLHGKGIGTQLVDHVAEMHPTLEVEVFEENALGRPFYEKFGFRPIKRYIHEETQQPVLRLFWEK comes from the coding sequence ATGATCTCAGCATTCCAATCAGACAATTCCGCACAGGTAGACCGAATGATCCAGATTTGGCGAAGTGCTACACAGGTGGCGCATCCTTTTATGACCCAACCATTTTTGGACAAGGAAGCCTCCAATATTCGGAACATTTACATTCTCCATACTCAGAGTTGGATTTGGATGGTAGATGGCGAGATGATGGCTTTCATTTCGATGATCGGGAACGAAATAGGCGGATTGTTTGTAGATCCCAGCTTGCACGGAAAGGGCATTGGCACTCAGCTCGTGGATCATGTCGCCGAAATGCACCCCACACTGGAAGTGGAGGTATTCGAAGAGAATGCACTCGGGAGACCATTCTATGAGAAATTTGGTTTCCGTCCTATCAAGCGATACATACACGAAGAGACGCAACAACCGGTGCTGCGTCTCTTTTGGGAGAAATGA